The nucleotide window CGGCAGAGGGGAGGGCCGGCGCGCTAGGTCGCAATAATCAGGACGGTGCTGGTCACGCTCGCCACTCTGCCACCCCTCCCCCGAATGTGGGAGGAACAATCCACATGGCGGGATGGTGACTGAGGGTTCGTTCACCCCGAACCGCCGCTCGTGATCGGCTTCACAAGCCCACCAGGCCACTCAACGGCGCAAACAGCTATGCGGAAGCATCGGCAACGGATCCAATGATGGCCACCGTGCCGTCTGCAAGGAGGACCTGTGCTCACCGTCAGTGACCGCTTACCTGAGCACGGACTCACCGCCTGCGGATCGCTGGGCGCCAACAACGCGTCCAAGACAACCAGCCACACGTCCCACGAGGGCACGTGGCGTGTGGTCTTCGTCGGGCCGATGGACTTCGTCTCCATCAGCCCGACGGAGATCGCCGGGGTTTGATCATGGGTCTGGACGCGATCAAGGCGGCCCTGCCCGACTACGCCAAGGACATCCGGCTCAACCTGGGCTCCACCATCGGCGCCTCGACGTTGACCCCCGCGCAGACCTGGGGCACGGCACTTGCCTGTGCGGTGGCCGCCCGTAACCCGGTGGTACTGCGGGAGATCGCGGCCGACGCGCTCGGGCACCTCGGGCCGGAGGGTGTCGAGGCGGCCAAGGGCGCCGCGGCGATCATGGCGATGAACAACATCTACTACCGGGCCAAGCACCTCATCGGCGACGACCAGTACGCCTCGATGCCAGCCCGCCTTCGGATGCAGATCATCGCGAGGCCGGGGGTGGACAAGGGCGACTTCGAGCTCTGGTGTTTCGCCGTGTCGGCCATCAACGGCTGCGGGGTGTGCCTGGAGTTGCACGAGAAGAAGCTGCGCGGCAGCGGCTTCACCAGGGAGCAGCTGCACGAGGCCCTACGGATCTCCGCCGTGGTGCACGCCGCGGCGGTCACCCTGGACGCCGAGGCCGCACTGCGCCTCGACCTCTCACCGTTTCCGGCCCCCGACGGCCGGGTAGCTCCTGCGGAGACACGATCTGATCGGTGACAGTCAGGAGTGAACGGCATGGACAGGATCGATCCGCACGCCACCCACGCCGGGCCGGACCCGCTGCGCGGCGGCGACCAGGGCTCGGTGCCCGGCGGCGCGCCGGCCGGCACGTTCGACCCCTGGCGCTACCGCGACCAGGCCGGCGTGGCCGACGCCGACCTGGTCGGCTACAAGGTCGAGGCCAGCGACGGTGGAATCGGCAAGATCGACAGCGCCAGCCACGAGGTGGACGGCAGCTACCTGGTCGTGGACACCGGGCCATGGATCTTCGGCAAGAAGGTGATGCTGCCGGCCGGCACCGTCAACCAGGTCGACCACGACCAGCGCACCGTCTCCGTCGACCGGACCCGGGACCAGATCAAGGCCGCCCCGGAGTACGACGAGACCACCCACAGCGACCCGAGCTACCGGGATCAGCTGGGTGGCTACTACGACGAGACGTACGGCGCGCTCCCGCCCGGCACGGCACGGTGACCGTTCGACCCGATGGCCGGTGGGGCACTGTCCCACCGGCCGTTACCGTGTGAACGTGGACGCCACCGAGGACAACCTCCCGCTTTCGCTCCCCGCCACCTTCAACTTCCGCGACGTCGGTGGCTACCTCGGCCACGACGACCGATCCGTACGCCGAGGCCGGCTCTACCGCTCCGACTCGCTGCACCGCCTCACTGAGCAGGACCGGGACGCGTTCGCCGCGATCGGGATCCGCACCGTCATCGACCTGCGCCGCCCCACCGAGGTGGAGCGGGACGGCCGGGTGCCTGCGTACCAGGGGCTGACCTACCGGCACATCCACCCGGAGCACGCCGACTGGGCGGGTACGCCGCACGAGGAGGGCGCGAGCCTCGCCCAGTACCTCGCGGACCGGTACGCCGACCTGGCCCAGACCGGCACCGCCGGGCTGGCGGAGGCGGTCGGGCTGATCGCCGACTCCGCCAACGCCCCGGTGGTGGTGCACTGCGTCGCCGGCAAGGACCGCACCGGCATGGTCTGCGCGCTGACCCTCGCCGTGCTCGGCGTCGACGACGCGGACATCACCGCGGACTACGCGTTGAGCAGTGCGGCGTCGGCCCGGTACAGCGCCTGGTTGGCCTCCGTCACCCCGGGCGGTGTGGACGTGCCGGCGCCGTTTTTGAGCTCACCCGCCGAGGCGATGCAGATCTTCCTGAACGAGTTGCGCGAGGGGCACGGCTCGGTCGAGGCGTACCTGCGTCACGCCGGGGTGACCGACGAGCAGCTCGCGGCGCTCCGCGACCACCTGCTCGACGAGCCCACCAGGGCGAAGTCCACCGACGCGTAGGCCGCGCGCCGGCCCGTCCACATGGACGGGCCGGCGCGGCGACGGAGGTCAGAGGACCCGCTGCACCCAGCCGTGCGGGTCGGCCGCCTTGCCACGCTGGATGTCGACCAGCTGCTGACGCAGGGCCATGGTGACCCGGCCGGGCTCGCCACCACCGATCAGGAACTCGCCGTCCGGGAAGCGGACCCCACCGATCGGGGTGACCACCGCGGCGGTGCCGCAGGCGAACACCTCCCGGAGGCGACCGCTGGCGGCGTCGGCCTGCCAGTCGGCGAAGCTGACCGCCCGCTCCTCGACCGGGTGCCCGGCCTCCCCGGCCAACGTGAGGATGGCGTCGCGGGTGATGCCCGGCAGGATCGTGCCGCCCAGCGGCGGGGTGACCACCGTGTCGTCGTCGTAGACGAAGAAGACGTTCATGCCGCCCAGCTCGTCGACGTACCGGCGCTCCACCGCGTCCAGGAAGACGACCTGGTCGCACCCGGCCTCGATGGCCTCCGCCTGGGCCGCCAGCGACGCGGCGTA belongs to Micromonospora ureilytica and includes:
- a CDS encoding carboxymuconolactone decarboxylase family protein, which produces MGLDAIKAALPDYAKDIRLNLGSTIGASTLTPAQTWGTALACAVAARNPVVLREIAADALGHLGPEGVEAAKGAAAIMAMNNIYYRAKHLIGDDQYASMPARLRMQIIARPGVDKGDFELWCFAVSAINGCGVCLELHEKKLRGSGFTREQLHEALRISAVVHAAAVTLDAEAALRLDLSPFPAPDGRVAPAETRSDR
- a CDS encoding PRC-barrel domain containing protein codes for the protein MDRIDPHATHAGPDPLRGGDQGSVPGGAPAGTFDPWRYRDQAGVADADLVGYKVEASDGGIGKIDSASHEVDGSYLVVDTGPWIFGKKVMLPAGTVNQVDHDQRTVSVDRTRDQIKAAPEYDETTHSDPSYRDQLGGYYDETYGALPPGTAR
- a CDS encoding tyrosine-protein phosphatase encodes the protein MDATEDNLPLSLPATFNFRDVGGYLGHDDRSVRRGRLYRSDSLHRLTEQDRDAFAAIGIRTVIDLRRPTEVERDGRVPAYQGLTYRHIHPEHADWAGTPHEEGASLAQYLADRYADLAQTGTAGLAEAVGLIADSANAPVVVHCVAGKDRTGMVCALTLAVLGVDDADITADYALSSAASARYSAWLASVTPGGVDVPAPFLSSPAEAMQIFLNELREGHGSVEAYLRHAGVTDEQLAALRDHLLDEPTRAKSTDA